In Clostridia bacterium, the DNA window CGGAAAGGAGCACTGATGAAAAAAGACAGCGAACTGATCGTGAGACACTTCCCGACGCCGCCGGAGACGCTTGATATTTTCCCGATCGCCGACGTCCACCTCGGCGCGGCGGAGCACAAAGCGAAGGAGTGGAAGGCGTTCCTGGCGGCGATCAGCGCGAACCCGAACGCTTATCTGATCCTCTCCGGCGATCTGATCAACAACGCGACGCGCTCTTCCGTTTCCAACGTCTTCGAAGAGACGCTGCGGCCTATGGATCAGAAGCGTCTGATGACGGAAATGCTGGAGCCGCTGCGGGACCGGATCCTCTGCGCCGTGCCCGGCAACCACGAGGCGCGCAGCGGCAAGGACGCGGACGATGATCCGATCTATGACATTATGGCGAAGCTCGATCTCGAGGAGCTCTACCGGCCCAACCTCGCCGTTGTCAAGATCCAGTGCGGCGACGTTTACAGCAACAGCAACCTTAACCCCACATACACCATAGCCACGGTGCACGGAGCCGGCGGCGGTATCTACACCGGCGCGACGGTCAACCGCGCCGAACGCTTCGGCAACGTGCTCGAAGGCGCGGACGTTCTGATCACCGGCCATTCGCACAAGGCGTTTATGACGAAGCCGGGCAAGCTCGTGATCAATAAGCAGAAGAATATCGTCACGCAGCGCCCTTACTTCGTCGTCGGGCTGACGAGCTGGATGGACTACGGCGGCTACGCAATGCGCAAAATGCTGCTGCCGGGATCGCATATGGCGCAGGTCGTTCACCTCGGCGGTCAGCGCTTCTCCGTTTCCGTCGAGGCGGCCTGACCGAAACCCCTTTCTTCCTCGTCCGCTCCGCACGGCGGCGGGGGCCGACTTCCTTCATAAATGGGTTTGACTTCCTTCATAATTTGATTTCCTATACTGTCTTTTTGCTTATGAGCCCGCCGGTGCGGCGGCGGGCGCCTCTTACGACTCTCATAACGTGACAACCGTCACAAAAAAACTAAAAGGAGTGAAAACAAGTGTTCGGAGAAAAAACTGAAGAGTATTCCCGCAAACAGCGCACGAACCTGCCGGTCTACAAAACCGCGAAGTATAACGAGGCGCGGAAAGAGGCGGAGGAACTGCTGAAAAAGCACGAGGCGCTCACGGAGGGCGACTTCTGGATCCTGATGCACGAGACGGCGAACGGCGACAAAATGAGCTATGACGGCCTCATCATCGCGCACACCGCCTGTCTGAAGCTCAACGACGGGCAGCCGGAGGCGCGCCGCTTCCGTCCGGATTGTATGACGCTCGACAAAGAGGGCTACGGCGGCAGTCTCGTCTATACCTATTCCTGTCCGGAGCAGGGGATATTCGAAGTCGGCGAAGTGAACGCGAAAAACTGCACAGTCGCTTACCCTTACGCGATGGCGCTCAAGCGCTGCTTCGACCGCGTCGTGCTGAAGCTGACGAAGATCGCATACCACGGCGTCCTGTCGGACAGCGAAGCCGAGGAGCTGAAGGGCGACGAGGAGCGCGAGCCGATCCCGGAAGATCTTCTGAGGGCGTGCGAGGAGCTCGACCTCGACCTTGACAAGCTCGCTGCGTATCTGAAGAAGACCGTCGACAAGCTGACGCCGGCGGAGGTCGAGAGCGCCGTCAGACGCAAGCGCGCCGCCCTCGAGAAGATGAAGGCAAAGGAGGGCAAGTGATGACTGATAATTTATTCGTGATGGATCCGCACGAGATCGAATACGCCTACCGCCACGCGACGAACAAGCGCCAGCAGATAAGCATACTCGCGGATCTCAATTCCTGCTCGAATCAGAAGATAATCGACTTCCTCAAGGAGCGCGGGATCGAAGTGGAAAAACGCCCGTATAAGAAACACGAAAAGCCCGCGCCCTTCACGCTCGCCGAGGCCGTGCCGGCGCCCGCTGAAGCGCCGCAGCCGGTCGCGGAAACCCCGCAGGTCTGTCATCCGGAGCGAGCGAAGGATCCCGCACCTCTCTCTGTCATCCCGAGGGCGAAACCCGAGGGATCCCCCGCCGAAACCGGCGGCGCGGAAGAGGCCATCCCTATCCATACGCTCGACGTCTCCGCCGAAGAGGCGCGGATCATCGCTACCGTGCTGGAGCACACCGCCGCCCGCTGCTCGCAGGAGATCTTCCGGATCAAGCGCGAGATAAAGGAGAAGGAGGAAGCTCTTTCGGAGCAGGAGACGCTTTCCCGGCAGCTTTCCGCGCTGCTCGGCAAATTCGGGGTGGTGTCGGATGTACGTTGAGTTTATTCCGGAAAACCACACATATTACTGCGACGGCGAGCCCGTCCCGTCGGTAACGCAGATACTGCACCGGCAGGGGATAGCGCCGGAGTATTCCGACGTCGCGCCCGGCGTGCTTGAGAAGGCGGCGGCGCGCGGCACGCTGATCCACGAGGAGATACAGCGGTATATCGAGGACGGCGAGATCGGAATGACCGAGGAGTTCGCGCTTTTCGTCGAGCTGTGCGAAAAGGAGGGGCTGGAGTTCTACGCCAGCGAGGAGGTGCTGTGCGACGGATCCGTCGCCGGCACCGCCGACCTGATCGGCACGCACGACAAAAAGCGTCTGCTTGCCGATCTGAAGACGACCGCGACCGAAGACCGCGAATACTGGCGCTGGCAGCTCGGCGTCTATAACTACATCGGCAAGCTGAACGCCGAGGAGTTCGCCGTCATCCACCTGCGGCCGGAGAAGGCGTCGTTTATCCAGCTGACGCCGCCTTCGGAGGACGAGATCGCGGAAATGCTGGAGGCGGAGGCGCAGAGCGTGCTTTACGCGCCGCCGGAGGTGATCTCTCCGGAGCTGATACTGAAGGCGGCGAAGACGCAGCACGAGCTGCAGGCGGCGAAGGACGCCTTCGAGGTCGTAAAACGGGAGCTGCACGACCTTTTCGTCAAGTCCGGCTCCGGCGTCGCCTCCCACGGCGACGTGAAGATAACCTTCACGCCGCCCCGCAAGACCGAGCGTATCGATACGGCGAAGCTGAAAAAGGAGCAGCCGGAGCTGGCGAAACAGTACACGGTCGAATCGATCACCGCCGGCACGGTGCGTATATCGGTCAAGGGTGAAAGGAGCGAGTGATGTTTGTCGGAACACTTGAGCGCGTGAGCTTCGACGACGAGGGGAACACGATCGTTTCCTTCCTCTCGAAAGACCGCAGCGCCGCGCGTCAGACCGCGCAGGCGGCGAAGGAAATAGGCGCCTGCAGGATAAGCGTCGCGAAGGCGCAGGAAACGCCGCGCTCGCTGAACGCAAATTCGTATTTTCATCTGCTCGTCAACAGGATCGCGGCTAAGGTGCGCGGTTCTGACGACGACGTAAAGCGCGATATGGTGCTCAAATACGGCGCCGTCCTGACCGAGAACGGCGGACCCGTCGGTCTGAAGCTGCCGGTGGCGAACGATCCTACGCTCATATATCCATACTGCAAGCTGTTCGATACCCGCACGGATAACGGTGTCGAGTTCAACTGCTGGCTGCTCTACAAGCGCACGCATACGCTGAACACGGCTGAAATGTCCCGCCTCATCGACGGCGTCGTCTATGAGGCGAAGGAGCTGGGGATCGAAACGGAAACGCCCGAGGCGCTCGCCCGGATGAAATCGTTATGGAAGGAGAGAGAAAGCGAATGATAATGATATGCAACAACTGCGGCGCAACGTTCGAGGACGACGAGTTCGTCACCGAAACACAGTGCGTCGGCGAATGCTGGGGACAGCCCGCGTACGAGAGCTTCAGCGTCGCGCCCTGCTGCGGCGAGTACGACTGCAGGGAGGCGCACTGCGAGGATTGCGCGCACGCCGTGCCGTACAAGCCCGAGGAATACGACGACGCCTACACCTGCGATCTCGATAACAACCGCGTGGACCAATACGACGAGGCGTGCTCCTCATTCGAGCTGAAGGAGGCGGAAGAATGATACACGATTTGAAAATATCGCCCGTATGCTTTGACGCGGTCGCGCAGGGTATCAAACCGTTCGAGGTGCGCAAAATCGATAGGTTGTTCAGTGTAGGCGATGTGCTGCGGTTGCGCGAATGGTACGGCAATGTGTATACGCTGCGAACCACGCGTAAGGTAATTACCTACATACTCAACGATCCCGACTACTGCAAGGAGGGCTACGTCATTCTCGGACTCGCCCCGGCAACGCGAGAGGAGAAAGAAGTATGATACACGATCCAGTCAACCATCCGTCGCACTACTGTGACGGCGGAATTGAGACCATCGATTTCATCGAAGCCAAACAACTGCCCTATCATCTCGGGAACGCGGTGAAGTACATAAGCCGCGCCGGTAAGAAGGATGACGAGCTTCAGGATCTCCGCAAGGCGCGGTGGTATCTCGACAGATATATACAGCTGCGCGAACACGAAATACTCGATTATAAGAAGGAGCAACCTGAAAATTACCTGTTAAACGAAGGAGGACAAAAATGACAAGCGTAAACGTACCCGTGAAGCCGAACGGCACGGTATATACCATCGAGCAGCTCCACGGCAGGCCCTGCGTCGTCGGTCACGACGTAACGCAGTTGACGATCAACTCCGCCGGCGCGGTGAGTATAACTTACGACGCGTTCGGCAGTGTGAAAACGGCTATGCCCTCACAGCTCGGCGTTTCCGTCTTTACCGACGCGATCGACGCGATGAACGAGCTGGTAAAGCGCGTGAAGCGGGGAGGCGGCGAAGCGTGAGGAAGATCCACGTTGCGATAAAGGAGCTCGGCAGGGCGCCGCGCTCCGTCTGGATCTCGCCGACGAGGGAAAACCTCGAAAAGCACGTCGGCGGTATGGTGGTGAACACTTTTCTTGCGAAGGATCTTATCCTGATCTCCCGCGCTGACGCGGAGTTCGCCGGCGAGGGGCTGACGGCGCAGATAGCGCACCGCAGATACTTCGGCACGCTCATTTTCGCGGGCGCGGACGGGAAGGGATATACAGACCTGCCCTGCAGCTGGAGTGAGCTCAGAACCCTTTTTCCGCAGCTCTGGGAGGACGTTCCGGAGCAGGTGAGATCGTGAGGTAATCAATGAACAGACGGACTAAGGCCCTGATGATCCCGCCGCGCGTCAAAGCGGCGGTTATGGAGCGCGACGGCGGCCGCTGTATCTTCTGCGGCCGCCCCGGGCTCCCGGAGGCGCATTATATCCCGCGTTCGCAGGGAGGGCTCGGGATAAAGGAGAACGTCGTGACTGTCTGCCGCGAGTGTCACGACCTGCTTGATAATTCAACGAAGCGCCGGGGAATGCTGCGCTTTGTCCGGCGCTATCTGAATGCGATCTATCCGGGCTTTCCGGACAGTTCGAGAACTTATAAAAAGGAAGTGTAAAAATGCTGAATAAAGTCGTGATAATGGGGCGCCTGACCGCCGTCCCCGAATTAAAGAAGACGCCGGGCGATATTTCCGTCTGCTCCTTCACAGTAGCGGTCGACCGCGACTTCAAAAACGACGCCGGCGAACGCAAGGCGGATTTCATCCCCTGCGTCGCCTGGCGCGAAAAAGCCGATTTCATATGTAAATACTTCGGCAAAGGCGCGATGGTCGCCGTCTGCGGCCGGCTCGAGAGCCGGCAGTACGAAACGAAGGAGGGGCAGAAGCGCACCGCTTACGAGGTCGTCTGCGAACAGATCTCTTTCACCGGCGAGAAAAAAGAGGAGGGGAAGCGTTCCGGAGAGCCGGCGCCGTCTTATCCGGGGTTCGAACCGCCGGCGGGACGTCGGCGTGAACCGGAGCCGCCGGAGCCCTCGGACGAAGATTTCGCCTCTTATGATCCGGAAGACGATCTCCCGTTCTGAGCTTACTATCTGCCGTCAGTATAAATAAAGTGTAAGGAGAAAGTATGGAACGTAATTCATTCGTATTATACTGCGATTATGCGGAATATCTCAACGAGCTGACCGATGAAGAAGTCGGTCAGCTCACCCGCGCTATATTTCAATACGCCGCCACGGGCGAAGAGCCGGCCTTCAGAGGCGTACTGAAGCTCGCCTGGATCGCGATAAGACAGGGGATGGACCGCAACAGCGACCGGTACGAGCGCCGCGCCTCGGCGGGCCGAAGAGGCGGCAGACCGAAAAAGGACGAAGATCCCGCGGAGCCGGCCGATGAGCCCTCCGAAGAGGAAAGCGCGCCGGAAACGCCTCCGAAAAAAACAAAAAAAGCAAACGAAAGCAAAGATACAAATGCTTTTGAGAAAAAAAGCAAAGAAACAAATGCTTTTGAATGCTTTTCCGACGAAAAAGCAAACGAAAGCAAAGATACAAATGCTTTTGAGTCGGACGGTGTACGTGTACGTGAACGTGAACGTGTTCGTGATCCTGTACGTGTTCGTGATCGTGAACGTGAGCGTGAGCGTGAACGTGCTCCCGCGGCCGCGGGGGCCGATCCGCGCACGCCCCGGGGAAAATACGGCCACGTTTTGCTTTCGGAATCTGAACTGAAGGAGCTCTGCGCGCTTTGCGGCAAGGAGCTTTCCTTCACCACGCCCGACGAGCTTATCCGGACGCTCGACGAATACATCGAGGCGAAGCCGGAGTATAAAAGCGCGAACCACCTTATCACGCTGAAGGGCTGGGTGGCGGACAAAGTCGCGGAGCAGCATAAAAAGGATCGGCCGAAGGAGCGTTCCTTTTCCGCTTCAGACGTCAGCGCTTATGAGGAGTGGGGAAAGAAGAAGGTGCGGGGTGAAACGTGAGATCTTACACCTTCAGCGCCCCGATCAAGCTGCCGGGGCTGAATGAGTATACATACGCCTGCAGGTCGCACGCTCAGGTCGGCGCCGCGCTGAAGCGCGATACCGAGGACGCGCTGCGGTGGTTCATCCGCGCGCAGCTCGGCAAGCTCGTGAAGGATAAAAAGCTGCCGGCGCGTGCTCCGGTGAAGGTGTATTTCCGCTGGACTGAGGCAGGGAAGCGCCCGAGGGATAAGGACAACATCGCGTTCGCCAAAAAGTTCGTCCTTGACGCGCTCGTCGCCGAGAAGGTGCTGCTCTCGGACGCCTGGGACTACGTCGACAGCTTCGAAGACAGCTTCTTCCGCGGCCCGCGCTACGGCGTGACCGTGGATATAACCGTGCTGGAAAAGGAGAGGTGAGAAAATGAACTATTGGTGTACAACGAAGGGGTGCGAGTGTCCTCACGCGACGTATGACGGACGCTGCACGATCACGGCTTGTACGAAGGGGCCTGCTGTGAGAGTGTATGTGGAGACGAATATCTACGACGAGGTCGAGGAGATCCCGAACTGCACGGTGCAGATCTTGCGTAATTCGGTGACCGGCGAGATTTCAGTCGGATGGTACAGATCGACGGAGGAGTAATGGGATACCGGCATATTTACTGGCGCTGTCCGTATTTCACGGACGACCGGAAGGAAGAGATCCTGTGCGAGGGCGGGTACAGGTTAATTTTCCCGAACGATAAAAAGCTGAAAAAATATGCCGCCGCATACTGCTGCAGCGTCGACGGGTACCGTCAGTGCCCGATCGCGGCCCAGCTGGAGCAGGAGTACGACGAGTTTTTCCGGAAACGGGAAAAGTAAATAATGGGAGGTAAAGATGTCAAACAATAAACAGACGGCGGATTTCTACCGCCGTAAATGCCGCGCGCTGATGAAGGAGAAGGAGGAGCTGCTGAGGGGAACGGGGCAGCTCAGCGCGATCCTTGACGGGACGCTCGTGCAGATCTGCAAGAAGTACGGAGTGCCGGTTTATGAGGATGATCCGGAAAGCCGGGAGCTTACGGAAGGGAACGGTCGCGCTCCGGTGACAGAGGGGAAGCTCGTCAGCACCGGCAGGGAGTTCGAGCCGATCGGCTGGCGGATAGAGATCCCGGAGCCGGCGCTCGACGGCTGCCGGATCAAGGCGACAAAGCGCGACGGGAAGTATATAATCGGCGCCGTGGTCACGGCAGATTTTGAAAAAATGCAAAAATCTGCCGAAAAAACCTCCGGAAATGTGCAGGATATACCCGATCGGGGGCAAAATATGCCCGAAGTGAAGGGCTCGTGAGGGAAAACAGGCAAACAAAAAAAGGACGGTTGAGCCGTCCTTTTTTTATTACACACTTATTATACGCGCATTATCTGCCCGATACTTTCAATTCAGAACGAAGTGCCTTCTGAAGAACCGCGGAGACGTTTATCCCGCTCTCGGACGCGGCCGTATCAAGCCACATCGGAAGCGTTACGTTGCGGCGCACGGTGCGATTATCATGCCTGCGTCTGTAGTCGGCGAGATCGACGTCGACAAGAGTTATGATATCTTTCTTTTTTGCCGCGACGTTTTCGATGGGCGTAGACGAGGGAAGTGCGCGCCCTTCGTCTTCATAAACGATGCCGAGCAGTCCGATGGCGTCTCTCGCCATAAGCATGGCGTCTGCTTCGTCTTTGCCCTCGGTATTGACGTCAAAATCCGGAATGTAGACGAGATATCCGCCTTCTATCGGCGTCAGCGTAATGGGATACACCACTTTTTTGGGGTTGGTCATAATGTTTCCTCCTGTAGGTCGTAACTCCTCTTTATCGGTTACAGCTTTCTCCTCCTGATGATCGCTTTCGCGAGTTGCTCGTTTATTTCTTTGTGCCGGGGGATGATCTCGAATTCTTTGCCGTCGGTATACACGTCATGGCTTCCGCCGCTCCGGAGAAACCGCCAGCTTTTCTTTTCAAGGAGCTTGATAAGATCTCTTCGCTTCGTAAAGCTCACCTCCGCAGGTTTATTTTTCCCTCTCACAATCATATTATACACACTCAATGTGTGTTTGTCAACACCAAAATGCGTTTGAGGCGAAAAAATATTGCGGAGATGTTATATTGAGCGCGTGAGGTGATACTTGTGATTGATTGGGACAAGATCAAGGCCGAGTACATCCGCGGTAACACGAGCTACCGAAGGCTCGCGGAGAAGTACGGAATATCAGGGAGCGCCGTCAAGGCGCATATGGCCCGGGAAAAATGGACGCAGGCGCGAGAGGAGCGCCGCCGGAAGGCGACGGGGAAGATCATCGCCGCCGCTGCCGAGCGGGACAAGGAGCGCGCGGACAGGATATATGACGCCGCCGACGTACTGATCCGCAAGATCGCGGCTCAGATCGAGGCCGCGGAGCGGCTGTGCGCTACCGACGCTTCCGCCTACGCCACGGCGCTGGAGAAGTGCAAGCGCGTGTGCGAGATCAGAGGCGCAGCCGACGGCGAAGAGCTCGAGGGCAGGGTGGTCGTTATTCCCGCGCGGGTGCCGGTGGAGGATGAGGATAATGAATGATTCCTCCCGGGGAGAAGGCGCGACCGTGTGGACGCCGCAGCCGAGGCAGACGGCGTTTATGCAGCGCGGAGAGTTCGAAGCGCTCTACGGAGGAGCTGCCGGAGGCGGCAAGAGCGACGCGCTCGTCATCGAGGCGCTGCGCCAGGTGCATATACCGCATTATAAGGCGCTGATCCTCCGCAAGACCTATCCGCAGCTCTCCGAGCTGATAGATAAATCTCAAAAATACTACACGGCGCTTTTTCCGGCGGCGAAGTATAACGGGTCCAGCCATACCTGGACCTTTCCGAGCGGCGCGAAGATCGTCTTCGGCGCGATGCAGTACACGAAGGACCGCGTTAAGTATCAGGGCCAGGCCTATGACTTCATCGCCTTCGACGAGCTGACGCACTTTACTTATGAGGAGTACAGCTACCTCTTTTCCCGCTGCCGACCGAACGGGCCCGGGACGGAGTGCTACATCAGGGCGACCGCCAACCCAGGCGGAGTCGGGCACGGCTGGGTCAAGGAGCGTTTCATCACGCCGGCGCCGCCGATGACGACGATCTGGGAGGAGCAGAGCTGGACGGATCCGGAGGGGAACGAGCATACCGCGCGCCAGAGCCGCGTTTTCGTCCCCTCGACGGTCTTCGATAATCCCGCGCTGCTGCAGAACGATCCGCTCTACGTGCAGCGG includes these proteins:
- a CDS encoding type II toxin-antitoxin system HicB family antitoxin: MTNPKKVVYPITLTPIEGGYLVYIPDFDVNTEGKDEADAMLMARDAIGLLGIVYEDEGRALPSSTPIENVAAKKKDIITLVDVDLADYRRRHDNRTVRRNVTLPMWLDTAASESGINVSAVLQKALRSELKVSGR
- a CDS encoding metallophosphoesterase; its protein translation is MKKDSELIVRHFPTPPETLDIFPIADVHLGAAEHKAKEWKAFLAAISANPNAYLILSGDLINNATRSSVSNVFEETLRPMDQKRLMTEMLEPLRDRILCAVPGNHEARSGKDADDDPIYDIMAKLDLEELYRPNLAVVKIQCGDVYSNSNLNPTYTIATVHGAGGGIYTGATVNRAERFGNVLEGADVLITGHSHKAFMTKPGKLVINKQKNIVTQRPYFVVGLTSWMDYGGYAMRKMLLPGSHMAQVVHLGGQRFSVSVEAA
- a CDS encoding type II toxin-antitoxin system HicA family toxin, translated to MIVRGKNKPAEVSFTKRRDLIKLLEKKSWRFLRSGGSHDVYTDGKEFEIIPRHKEINEQLAKAIIRRRKL
- a CDS encoding DUF3850 domain-containing protein, which gives rise to MIHDLKISPVCFDAVAQGIKPFEVRKIDRLFSVGDVLRLREWYGNVYTLRTTRKVITYILNDPDYCKEGYVILGLAPATREEKEV
- a CDS encoding single-stranded DNA-binding protein, coding for MLNKVVIMGRLTAVPELKKTPGDISVCSFTVAVDRDFKNDAGERKADFIPCVAWREKADFICKYFGKGAMVAVCGRLESRQYETKEGQKRTAYEVVCEQISFTGEKKEEGKRSGEPAPSYPGFEPPAGRRREPEPPEPSDEDFASYDPEDDLPF
- a CDS encoding HNH endonuclease, producing MNRRTKALMIPPRVKAAVMERDGGRCIFCGRPGLPEAHYIPRSQGGLGIKENVVTVCRECHDLLDNSTKRRGMLRFVRRYLNAIYPGFPDSSRTYKKEV
- a CDS encoding DUF3310 domain-containing protein, producing MIHDPVNHPSHYCDGGIETIDFIEAKQLPYHLGNAVKYISRAGKKDDELQDLRKARWYLDRYIQLREHEILDYKKEQPENYLLNEGGQK